Proteins encoded within one genomic window of Oryza brachyantha chromosome 7, ObraRS2, whole genome shotgun sequence:
- the LOC107304598 gene encoding uncharacterized protein LOC107304598, whose amino-acid sequence MELTDYERKRNENIKNNEAMVQSLHLRKLVESLSKTTKRKSANKHTRCHKNMSKNVEDEGSDSEYDPCLEKCTQSDEDNPELEKDGIGQDALEEEICTSTRPHVKASLMAPGGKHHSKYHRITTNDVQSSTPMCTRSLLSGLNSPPVDGINMPISLNTSVGGQSQLGNNLNEDYSTFNTNNHTIDGDACEDQHAQVHSNSSLAVSIGGAPTPKRRDVRKRTMGHGLDKINERHGSRLAIFVPEGKIRPEHPVQAAKLASECGVALRDHLPIHPHWKNYKKTRLVVDVNHDGPSKKAYEQIQLRGPPPNVNAADWEKLLKKWNDPKHKETCDKKKENRGQVKLHQRTGSRSYIAHRFSLRSKFQNRDPDAIEFFGECMTSSKKGCTEFAKEVIDKMELERQREPDEGEEPKSPTQIAAETLGQVSSNTQLISKMGITLPSKKAKTVFSTSQIDKMMQAEREVAARVQGELLHRIASQEEALNSNKTELDSTKEELQSTKDEVRQMRLRQAETELILRRLLEERETQSNA is encoded by the exons ATGGAACTTACGGACTATGAGCGCAAGCGGAATGAGAACATAAAGAACAATGAAGCAATGGTGCAGTCACTACACTTGCGTAAATTAGTAGAATCCCTTAGCAAGACCACCAAGAGGAAGAGTGCCAATAAACACACAAGATGTCATAAGAACATGAGCAAAAATGTTGAAGATGAGGGATCTGATTCTGAATACGATCCATGCCTTGAGAAGTGTACTCAATCTGATGAAGACAATCCAGAGCTTGAGAAGGATGGAATAGGACAGGATGCTCTGGAAGAAGAGATATGCACATCTACTAGACCACATGTTAAG GCTTCTTTGATGGCTCCTGGAGGTAAACATCATTCAAAATACCATAGAATCACTACTAATGATGTACAATCCAGTACTCCAATGTGCACAAGATCACTATTATCTGGACTGAATAGCCCACctgttgatggaataaatATGCCAATTTCTTTGAACACTTCAGTAGGGGGCCAAAGCCAACTAGGCAACAATCTTAATGAGGATTACTCAACTTTTAACACTAACAATCATACAATAGATGGTGACGCATGTGAGGACCAACATGCACAAGTTCACTCCAATTCTAGCCTTGCTGTATCTATTGGAG GTGCACCTACTCCCAAGAGACGTGATGTGCGTAAGAGGACTATGGGTCATGGTCTTGACAAGATAAATGAACGACACGGTTCCAGATTGGCCATTTTTGTACCTGAAGGGAAGATACGCCCTGAACATCCGGTACAGGCTGCAAAACTAGCATCTGAATGTGGTGTTGCCCTTAGAGATCATCTTCCTATACATCCACACTGGAAGAACTACAAGAAA ACCAGGCTAGTTGTTGATGTTAACCATGATGGACCAAGCAAAAAAGCAT ATGAACAAATCCAGTTAAGAGGTCCACCACCAAATGTAAATGCTGCCGACTGGGAAAAACTTCTTAAGAAGTGGAATGATCCAAAGCACAAG gaAACCTGTGACAAGAAGAAGGAAAATCGAGGCCAAGTCAAGCTTCACCAAAGGACAGGATCTCGTTCCTACATTGCACATCGCTTTTCTCTT AggtcaaagtttcaaaatagAGATCCAGATGCTATTGAATTCTTTGGGGAATGTATGACTAGCTCAAAGAAGGGTTGTACTGAATTTGCAAAGGAAGTTATT GACAAGATGGAACTAGAAAGGCAGCGTGAACCTGACGAAGGTGAAGAACCAAAGTCTCCAACCCAAATTGCTGCTGAAACTCTCGGCCAAGTGAGCAGCAACACCCAACTCATTTCAAAAATGGGCATTACTTTACCATCCAAGAAGGCAAAAACAGTTTTTTCAACTTCCCAAATTGATAAGATGATGCAAGCTGAGAGAGAAGTTGCTGCTAGGGTACAAGGGGAATTGCTTCATCGAATTGCATCTCAGGAGGAAGCACTTAACTCTAACAAAACAGAACTTGATTCTACAAAGGAAGAACTTCAGTCTACAAAAGACGAGGTGAGGCAAATGAGATTGAGGCAAGCAGAAACTGAGTTGATACTGCGTCGTTTGTTGGAAGAGCGAGAAACACAATCCAATGCTTAG